The segment GGATAAATTGAACATCCCATTGAACGAAATGGCAGTCTGTTCTACCGGAGTTATTGGAAGACAAATGCCACTGAATATACTTAAGCCCGTTGCAATAAAATCGGTTGAAAAGCTTGCAAACTCAAGGGATAATGCTACAAATGCTGCAGAGGCAATTATGACAACCGATACCGTGAGCAAGGAGTGTGCAGTTGAATCAACATTGGCCGACGGTACGCCATTCAGGGTAGCGGGCATATGTAAGGGTTCAGGTATGATAGCACCGAATATGGGTACAATGCTTGGATTTGTTACAACCGATTTGACATTAGATAAGGATACCCTTCAGACGGCCCTTAACAAGGCAGTTAAAAAATCATTCAATATGGTCGTGGTAGATGGTGATGAAAGTACCAACGATACTGTTATCCTAATGGCCACAAATGACATTGAAGCAGAATATGATGAAAACTTCCAGGAAGCACTTGATTATGTATGTATGAGTCTGGCAAAGCAGATAGCCAAAGACGGTGAGGGAGCAGAAAAATTCATGGAAGTTACCTGCAGTGGTGCAAAAACACAGGACGATGCAATCCTTGTCTCAAAAAGTATCACGTCAAGCAGTCTTGTTAAGACTGCACTTAAGGGTGCAGATCCAAACTGGGGCAGAATCATCTCAGCCATGGGATACAGCGGTGTCGAATTTGACCCTGACATCGTGTCAATATCAATATCTTCAAAGACCGATAAGGCCGTGATTGTTGATAAGGGTTATGTGACAACATATGATGATGAAAAAATATTAGAAAAGGCTGAAAACATTATGAAACAAAAGGACGTGTTTATAGATGTCAACTTACATGATGGAGACTGTAGTGCAACCAGTTATGGTTGTGACTTAACATGTGAATACGTCCACATAAACGCTGATTATACAACATAACATTAATAGATGGTGAAACAAATGAAAACAGGAGAAGTAAAGAATAAAGAGGATGAATTAAATATTAGTAACGTTTTGATAGAGGCTTTGCCATATATCAAGAAGTTTCATGACAAGAAGATTATGATTAAGTATGGTGGACATGCAATGATTGATAAAGCTTCCATGAGTTCAACAGCCCGTGACACGGTACTTTTAAAGTATGTTGGTATGCAACCGGTTGTAGTTCATGGTGGTGGCCCGGAAATATCCCGTTCAATGGATAAGATGGGTAAAGAAGCAAAGTTTATCGGAGGATTACGTGTAACCGATCAGGAAACAATGGATATAGTTAAGATGGTATTGGTTGGTAAGATCAATATCGATATTGTGTCACAAATCTGTTTACATGGAGGTAAGGCTATAGGAATGTCCGGTAAGGATAACTTCCTTATTGAAGCATCCAAAAGGGATCCTGCCAAGATTAAACATGAAAACGGTGAAATTCTTGAAGTTGACCTTGGTTATGTAGGTAAGATTAAAAAAATTAATTCAAAACTTATTGAAGATTTAACCGCAAACAACTATGTACCTGTAATAGCACCTTTAGGAAGTGATGGCGAGGGAAATACATTAAATCTAAATGCCGATACTGTTGCAGGTTCCCTAGCATCCGCGATTGATGCCGAAAAGTTAATCGTTTTAACCGATGTTCCTGGTATCATGACAGACCCTGAAGATCCGGACAGTATCATCAGACGTATCCGCGTGGATGAACTTAGGGAATTGATGGATTCCGGAATTATCAAGGGTGGAATGATTCCTAAGGTGGAAACATGTATCAATGCCGTTGAAAATGGAGTTAAAACTGCACATATATTAGATGGCCGATTAAAACATTCAATTCTTCTTGAAATATTTACCAAAGATGGTATTGGAACAATGATCAGAGAATAAGCACCCACTTTACCTCCCCCTATACAATTTTTTTTTAAAAGGTTTAATTAATATGATGAAGTCACTTAAGTTAAATAATGCACAGATGAATCGGTTTATTGGAAAAACCAGTCATCTGCATCATCAAAGTCCACATCAATATGAGAAGATTAGAATCAATGATGATGGAATTATTTTTATACTCTACAACTCAGGTTCACTTGTTTATGAGGACAATACTCAAACGAGGAATTTTATTAACGGCAATCTTAAAGACGTTTTCAAGTATAGTCAGTCAAAAGGACAATCAAACAACAGGTCTCATGATAAAAAGTCAAATGACCATAAATATCAGAAACGTTATCATCACAAAAAAAGATATCCTAAAAAATCTAAAAAACAAGACGATGAAAATACTGAAGAATCCCTTAATAATTCAAATATTTTAATATCAAAGTATGATTATACGATAGGCTCTGATGAAACTGGTAAGGGGGAATGGTTTGGACCTCTTGTTGTATGTGCGGTAGCTACATCAAACAGTGAAAATATTAAGTTAAAGGATGCAGGAGTCAAGGACAGTAAAAAATTAAACAAGAAACAGATAATGGAAGTCTATGAAAATATTATGGAAATGAACATAAAACATGAAGTAATAGCACTAAGACCATTTAGCTACAACAAGCTCTACAACAAATTCAGAGATGAGGGAAAAAATCTAAACCACATGCTGGCATACCTTCATTCCAAGGTGATTAATATGCTGCTTGATGAAATAGACTCGGAGGATACATTGATAATCATTGACAAGTTCGATGCAAAAAAGATGAACGAATACCTCAATACGCAATCCAACATGATTCAGATAGAAAATGGTGAGAGATTCATACCAGTTGCAACAAGTAGTATTATTGCAAAGTATCATTATGAAAAAGTATTAAATGAATTAGAAGAAAGATATAATATTAGATTAAACAAAAAAATCAAGATAAGAAATATCGATAAAAAAATACTTGATAAAGTTGCTAAGACACACTTTAAGAACATAGCAAAACACTTGTATTAACAGATATCTTTAGAAAACAAGGAGTGATTAGATGAGTAAGATAGATGTAGCAATTATAGGAGCCAGCGGTTATACCGGTGGAGAATTGATGAGAATCCTATCAAGACATCCAAAAGTTGAAATTACCACGGTTACCAGCCGTAAGAGTGAAGGGGATGATGTAAGCACACTACATCCACACCTGGAAAACCTGGATTTGCAGTTCACAAATCCTGAAAACAAGGACGTGGATGCTGATGTGGTATTCTGTGCAGTGCCACACGGAGCATCAATGAAGATAGTGCCGGACTTCCTGGATAACGGTTCCAAAGTGGTGGATTTAAGTGGAGATTTCAGATTCCAGGACGTTCCCACATATGAGAAATGGTATGGAATGACCCATCTACACCCTGAACTTGAAGCTGTATTCGGTCTTCCGGAGATAAACCGTGACCTGATTAAAGATGCAAACCTGATAGCAAATCCGGGCTGTTTCCCTACCGGTGCAATTCTTTCCAGTCTTCCTCTTGTTGAAAACCAGTTAGTTGACAGGATTATACTTGACAGTAAAAGTGGTGTAAGCGGTGCGGGTATAAAGGCCACATCAAACAGCCATTTTCCAACATGCAGCGATAACGTAAAACCATATGCAATTGCAAGTCACAGACACACCCCCGAAATAAGGGAACAGCTCAGAAACTTCGGTTCAAAGGATGTTAAAGTATCATTTACCCCTCATTTGGTACCGGTAATACGTGGTATCATAACAACAAACCACAGCATATTGCTCAAGGACAATGTTACGGCTGATGACATCTACTCCTTATACAGCCAGTACTATAAGAACGAACCGTTCGTACAGGTTCTTAAAGACAACAACATTCCTCTTCTTGCAAGCGTAAGAGGTTCCAATTATTGTCAGATTGGTGGTATATCCCTTGATGATGAAGACGAGCTTGTAGTGATATCCGCTATTGATAACCTCGTGAAAGGGGCATCAGGCCAGGCTATTCAAAACATGAACATCATGTGTGGATTTGATGAAACGGAAGGACTTAAGGAATTAGGATTATATCCATAGGAGGACGAACAATGACGGACATAGTTATATATTACTCACGTACAAAAAATACAAAAAAGGTTGCAGAAGTAATTGCAAGAAAATACAATACAGAAATACTTGAAGTTAATGATAAACGGAAAAGAAACGGTATCCTAGGATTTATCACAGGAGGTTATGATTCCTTATTTGAAAAGGATACGAAAATCGAATATGAAAAGCTTGACTTGAAGGATTATGATACAATATTTATCGGAACTCCAGTATGGGCTTCAAAACCTACACCTGCAATTGTACAGTTTATTAAGGAAAATGAGTTCAGCGGTACCAATTGTGTTACCTTTGCTACTATGATGGGTAGTGGTGGAGAAACTACAATCAATGTTTTGAATAATATGATAATAAGCCAAGGTGGAAACGTCAAGGATTCATTTATCTTAGCCGTTAAGAATAATGATATTGAAGAATTGACAAATGAAGCCCTGGATGATCTGGAGTTATAACCACCCTTTTTTTCACTTTTTTAGAAATTATTTATTGATACAGCCCAAATTGGATATTTGTTTTGTATGAAAAAGAGTTTGAAGCTTGTTTTTGTAAAAATAGAATGTTTGTTATTGTCAATTGGAGTTTATGAAAAATTATTAAGAAAAGAAAAAAGCGATTATTCCAGTTCGATTGCCATTGCTTCTTCTTTTCTTAATGCTAATGAGAAACCTTGTATACGTATTGCTACTGGGTATCCTAATGGTGCTCTTCTTTCGAGTTTTATTGTTGTTCCTTTTACTAATCCCATTTCCCTAAGGTGTTTTCCTAGTGATCCGTGGATTCTATATTTTTTTACTCTTCCTATTTCACCTAATTCTAAATCGTCAACTGTTTTTACCATTTTTATTACCTCGATTATAATTTGATAATTACCTATACCCCCATGGGTATACTATATACTATACCCCCTATAGTATATAAAGTTTTCCCAAAATTCCCTTTAGCATAATCAAAAAAGATGGAATAATAATCACCAAAACCCCCATAAAAAGTACAAAATAAGAAAACTACAAAAAATAAATTACACATATTAAAGTTTTTTTGAATAAAATATCAAACAAATATATTTAACATAAAAACAAAAAATGATATTAGAAATTTAATCAATGATAATATGAGAAGCTTAACAATATACTATTCCAAAGGCGGTAACACAAGACTCGTCGCAAATACCCTTAAAAGTGAGATAAAAACCCATAGACTCGAAGTAATAGATTTATGGGAAAATAAAACACTATCAGAACTCCTTTTTCCAACAATAAGAAATTCAGCACAAATAAAACCAGATGGCATAACAGTAGACCCATATTATGAAGTGGTATTTGTAGGTACGCCTGTATACTTCGGATCAGTTACCCCAGCAATAGCACGCTTTATCAAAAAGACCGATTTTCAGAATAAAGACGTTATCCTGTTTAATACATTCAAATACGCAGGATATAAACATTCAATAAGAAGACTGGCCAAGCTTGTTAAAAAAAGTAACGGAAATGTTGTCCATGCATTCGGCATTAAATGTAACGGCACGGATGAGGACATAATAAATTGCACCAAGAAAGCCATCAAAGAATTAAGTATTTAAGCTAGTAAAAAGTAATATTTAATAAGTGATTAAAGATGTCATTACTAATAGTATATTCCTCCGGAAAAAAAATTCAATATATCTCAAACATAATAAATGAAAGGTATGACTCAGACATTGTTGAAGTAAAGGACCTTAATAGAAAAAAAGGATTTTTAAACAATCTTAAAAGTAACTACGCCGCCTTTCGCAATAACACTACAAAGATTTCACCGGAGCATATTGATTTAGAAAAATACAATCTGATATTGCTTGGATGTCCATCCACATTGGGAAATATCTCACCGGCACTAAATACGTTAATAGCAAACTGTGACTTCAGCAATAAAGATGTGATGATATACACAACAACAAACGGAACCAATGCCACCGGCGTGCTAAAACAAATGAAAAAAGCAGTTGATAAAAAGCATGGCAAAGTGGTAAACTCATTTATCATAAGAACAAACAATAAAACAAACCAAGAACTGCTCATCAATACAGTTAAGCTCCTGCCCCAACTAGATATAGACTTATATATCTAACATTTACTATTTTTTTGAACCTAAATATTATTTCTACTCCAAACAGTATTTGAATATATTAAATTATCTTGAAATGAAGTACATGATAAAAAATACTCTTACATCAAAAGCATGAAAAAATAGTTTGAAAAAATAAAAATATGGTGATTATTGGTTGGAATATTCCTCTTTCAACCTTCGTTTTACTTCATCCCATACCAATTGTTCCTCACCACAACCGGATACGAGGATGTAATTATACTTGGAGTGTTTAATTAACTTTATGAGATTGTTTATCCTTTTTTCAAAGTCATATTCCACAGGAATAAATTTACTGTCATATTCATCCTTGATTTGATTATAGTACTCCTGTGCCTTTGTAACAGATACTCTGCCCGGAACAACAATCAAACTAACAGGATTCAATCCCCTGATGGCTACCTTATGGTCCTCGAATACATCATCCTCATATTCATCAGGAGTATTGTAGATGAATTCCACATCACCTTCAGAGTATAAATCCATGAGCAATGCATTTACCTTAAGGGCATCCCCATTATCACCCTGACCGATACCAACCAACTTACCGTCAACTTCAAATATCTCAAATCTGCCAGGAGGAAGAATTGTAAAGTCCAGCTGGTTGAAGTAATCTTCAATCTTTTCATTAACATTCTCCATTTCATTGGTAAATGTTGCATATACCGCTGTAGAACATAATATGTTATACAGATTATGTATTCCAAGCATTGGTACGGTCATAGTCACGTTTATATCCAAATCTTTATCGATAATGTAGTTATATACCCTACCTTCAATAGTTATGAGCCATTTATCATCCTGAGTTTCAAATCGGGTAAGCTTAATATCAGGTTCGGGACGTTTGAATCCACAATCACATGAGTATATCCCTCTTTGATTCATATAATACTTAACATAAGTTAACTGCTTACCGCAATTCGGACATTTCACTACGGGTGATTCAAATATATCCTCAAGAAAGTCAAGTTCAAATCCGTAATAATTAACGTGAACGTCTTTCTCCTTGTTAAGTCCAATATAAGCAGTATTAGGATCATCACAGTTAGTTATTACTACCCCCTTATCCATGGCCTCACTAAGCAATGTCTTTGCCTTGACGTAATCCTCGAATGACTTCTTTACACCCAGTACCTGCGTGTGTTCACGGGAAATGTTGGTATATGTCACGCCTATCGGACTTACCAACCTTTGAACATTATCCGGCTCGCCGTGTTCAATATCACGTATACCATACTCGAATACTCCAAGTTCAGATTTGTTCTCCAATATTCCCGTTGTCAATGCATATATCGTGTTGTTGTCCACACTGGTAGACAGGTTCATGTCCCTATTCAACAGATCTATTGCCATGGTAGTTGTGGTGGTCTTACCGTTTGTTCCGGTTAATAATATTGAACCGATGGCTATCTGTTCATCGGCCAGCTGAGGCAGGTTTTCCCTTCCGGCATATTTGAGAAAGAGATATCCCGGAAAACTTTTTCCACCCGTAGGCAGATAATGCATCGACTTAAGCGTGAGCTGACTAAACTTTTTTACAATTTTATACTTTATATTGCTCATAATAAATAAACTCCCTAAAACGGCTATCGGTAAAAAGGATAAATTAAAATCAATACCCAATTATCCGTTATATTTTGATTTGAAGTTGAGTATATTCTCAAAACGATTAATCCATATGGATTAATATAATGCTATAATATGTTTTATATTAATAGATATTTAAAAGT is part of the Methanosphaera sp. BMS genome and harbors:
- a CDS encoding flavodoxin, giving the protein MTDIVIYYSRTKNTKKVAEVIARKYNTEILEVNDKRKRNGILGFITGGYDSLFEKDTKIEYEKLDLKDYDTIFIGTPVWASKPTPAIVQFIKENEFSGTNCVTFATMMGSGGETTINVLNNMIISQGGNVKDSFILAVKNNDIEELTNEALDDLEL
- a CDS encoding flavodoxin — protein: MRSLTIYYSKGGNTRLVANTLKSEIKTHRLEVIDLWENKTLSELLFPTIRNSAQIKPDGITVDPYYEVVFVGTPVYFGSVTPAIARFIKKTDFQNKDVILFNTFKYAGYKHSIRRLAKLVKKSNGNVVHAFGIKCNGTDEDIINCTKKAIKELSI
- the argJ gene encoding bifunctional ornithine acetyltransferase/N-acetylglutamate synthase, producing MFMKELDMGICSIDSIKANGYREGKYGVTILYHENSTAAAVYTSNQVYAAPITITKKHIADGKISAILVNSGNANCYTKEEGIKNGLELAELVADKLNIPLNEMAVCSTGVIGRQMPLNILKPVAIKSVEKLANSRDNATNAAEAIMTTDTVSKECAVESTLADGTPFRVAGICKGSGMIAPNMGTMLGFVTTDLTLDKDTLQTALNKAVKKSFNMVVVDGDESTNDTVILMATNDIEAEYDENFQEALDYVCMSLAKQIAKDGEGAEKFMEVTCSGAKTQDDAILVSKSITSSSLVKTALKGADPNWGRIISAMGYSGVEFDPDIVSISISSKTDKAVIVDKGYVTTYDDEKILEKAENIMKQKDVFIDVNLHDGDCSATSYGCDLTCEYVHINADYTT
- a CDS encoding flavodoxin, whose translation is MSLLIVYSSGKKIQYISNIINERYDSDIVEVKDLNRKKGFLNNLKSNYAAFRNNTTKISPEHIDLEKYNLILLGCPSTLGNISPALNTLIANCDFSNKDVMIYTTTNGTNATGVLKQMKKAVDKKHGKVVNSFIIRTNNKTNQELLINTVKLLPQLDIDLYI
- a CDS encoding FeoA family protein, encoding MVKTVDDLELGEIGRVKKYRIHGSLGKHLREMGLVKGTTIKLERRAPLGYPVAIRIQGFSLALRKEEAMAIELE
- the argB gene encoding acetylglutamate kinase: MKTGEVKNKEDELNISNVLIEALPYIKKFHDKKIMIKYGGHAMIDKASMSSTARDTVLLKYVGMQPVVVHGGGPEISRSMDKMGKEAKFIGGLRVTDQETMDIVKMVLVGKINIDIVSQICLHGGKAIGMSGKDNFLIEASKRDPAKIKHENGEILEVDLGYVGKIKKINSKLIEDLTANNYVPVIAPLGSDGEGNTLNLNADTVAGSLASAIDAEKLIVLTDVPGIMTDPEDPDSIIRRIRVDELRELMDSGIIKGGMIPKVETCINAVENGVKTAHILDGRLKHSILLEIFTKDGIGTMIRE
- a CDS encoding ribonuclease HIII; the protein is MMKSLKLNNAQMNRFIGKTSHLHHQSPHQYEKIRINDDGIIFILYNSGSLVYEDNTQTRNFINGNLKDVFKYSQSKGQSNNRSHDKKSNDHKYQKRYHHKKRYPKKSKKQDDENTEESLNNSNILISKYDYTIGSDETGKGEWFGPLVVCAVATSNSENIKLKDAGVKDSKKLNKKQIMEVYENIMEMNIKHEVIALRPFSYNKLYNKFRDEGKNLNHMLAYLHSKVINMLLDEIDSEDTLIIIDKFDAKKMNEYLNTQSNMIQIENGERFIPVATSSIIAKYHYEKVLNELEERYNIRLNKKIKIRNIDKKILDKVAKTHFKNIAKHLY
- a CDS encoding Mur ligase family protein, with amino-acid sequence MMSNIKYKIVKKFSQLTLKSMHYLPTGGKSFPGYLFLKYAGRENLPQLADEQIAIGSILLTGTNGKTTTTTMAIDLLNRDMNLSTSVDNNTIYALTTGILENKSELGVFEYGIRDIEHGEPDNVQRLVSPIGVTYTNISREHTQVLGVKKSFEDYVKAKTLLSEAMDKGVVITNCDDPNTAYIGLNKEKDVHVNYYGFELDFLEDIFESPVVKCPNCGKQLTYVKYYMNQRGIYSCDCGFKRPEPDIKLTRFETQDDKWLITIEGRVYNYIIDKDLDINVTMTVPMLGIHNLYNILCSTAVYATFTNEMENVNEKIEDYFNQLDFTILPPGRFEIFEVDGKLVGIGQGDNGDALKVNALLMDLYSEGDVEFIYNTPDEYEDDVFEDHKVAIRGLNPVSLIVVPGRVSVTKAQEYYNQIKDEYDSKFIPVEYDFEKRINNLIKLIKHSKYNYILVSGCGEEQLVWDEVKRRLKEEYSNQ
- the argC gene encoding N-acetyl-gamma-glutamyl-phosphate reductase, whose translation is MSKIDVAIIGASGYTGGELMRILSRHPKVEITTVTSRKSEGDDVSTLHPHLENLDLQFTNPENKDVDADVVFCAVPHGASMKIVPDFLDNGSKVVDLSGDFRFQDVPTYEKWYGMTHLHPELEAVFGLPEINRDLIKDANLIANPGCFPTGAILSSLPLVENQLVDRIILDSKSGVSGAGIKATSNSHFPTCSDNVKPYAIASHRHTPEIREQLRNFGSKDVKVSFTPHLVPVIRGIITTNHSILLKDNVTADDIYSLYSQYYKNEPFVQVLKDNNIPLLASVRGSNYCQIGGISLDDEDELVVISAIDNLVKGASGQAIQNMNIMCGFDETEGLKELGLYP